The genomic DNA GCGGGCCACGCAGGTCGCCCGGGAGGCGGAGGCCATCAGGGCCGAGGCCGACGGGCTGCCCGGGCGGGCCGCCGAGATCGACCACCGGCTGGTGTCGCTGCGCACCCGCGCGCAGGCGCTGACCACCCGCGCCGGGCAGGTCGACCCGGTGCTGAGCGAACTGCGGCGGCGCTTCTCGGCCGCCTGCTGGCAGGACCTCCAGCACGTGCCCGACCAGGCCGGCGAGAACGTACGGCAGGCCGAGGCGAAGCTGAAGGAGGCGCAGACCGCCCGGGACGCGCAGCGCTGGCCGGACGCCACGGCACTGCTGTCGACCGTACGAGCGCTGCTGAACACCACCGACGAGGCCGTGTCGGCCGCCGGCGACCGGCTGCGCCGGCTGAACGCCGTACAGAAGGACCCCCAGCAGGAGATCGACCGCACCCGCTTCGCGATCCGCGACGCCCAGCGGCTCGCGATGTCCGGGCGGACCAACCCCGAGCCGCGCCACGCCCGTCCGCTCGACGACGCCGTGGCCCGCCTCGACCGCGCGATCGCCACGCTGGAGGGCCGCCACCCGGACTACTGGCACTTCCTGACGGAGACGGAAGCCGTACGGCAGTCCGTGGCACGGGTGGTCGCCCAGATCCGCGAGGAGCGCGGGATGCCCGGGCGCTGAGCACGGACCGGCCCCCGGTCGCGAAGCGGAGCGACCGGGGGCCGGGAAGACCGAGCGGTGGATCTCAGGTGCGGTAGGCGTAGTAGTACGCGTTCGGGTACGACGCGACGAGACTCGCCACCGACCTGCGCAGGGTGTTGTTCGAGTGGTACGTGACGTACGGGATGCCGTTGCTCTTGGCCGTCACGATCATCGTGTGGTCCTTGGCGCCGTCCCGGTCGAAGTCCATCTGGAGGACGTCGCCGACCTCCAACTGGTAGACGTTGGCGAGCGGGGTGGTCCGCTTGGAGTTCTGCGCGAACCAGGACCACTCGTTGACGCCGACGAAGGAGTCCGACTGGATGTCGGCGGTGCCGAACCACTTCGTGTAGTCGTACACGTAGCCCGGGACGTGCTTCCAGCCGCCGGCCTTCAGGGACTGGCTGACGAAGTTGGTGCAGTCGCCGCCGTCCGCGTGGCCGTTGAAGTCCGGGTAGGCGGTGTTGTAGACGTTCCAGTACTTCTCGGCGTACGTCGCCATCGCCTTGTAGTCGTACGTCGTGCTCGTCTTCGGGACCGCCACCGGGTTGCGGGTGGTGGCCGCGCGCGGCGCGTCCGGCGTGGTGTTGCCGTCGTCGGCCGGGGCGGGCGACGCCTTGACCGCGGGCTTGGCCACCGTGTTGACGGCGAGGCCGCCGGTGTCGGTGTCCTGGATGCCGGAGAGCTGCCAGGTGCCCTGCTGGTCGGCCTTGAAGGTCAGTTCGTGGTGCGCCTGGAAGCCGGTGGTCTTCGGCTCGTTCCCCGTGGCCTTCGCGTACGTCAGCGTGGTCGTCTCGGTGACATCGGCCTTGGCGGTACGGCCGGTGACCCGGGTCGCGTCGAGCGTGACCTTGGTGCTGCCCGTGCTGTACGTCTCGCCGAGCTTCGCGATGCTGCTCTGGCGGCCGCGCAGTTGGGTCAGCGCGGCCTTCTCGTCGCGCGACTGGGTGCTGGAGAGGCGGACGTCGCCCGAGAAGCGCGTGGTGCTCTGCTTCGTCGTGGCCCCGTGGACGAGCGCCTGGGTGCGGTCGGTGAAGACCGCGTCGGCCAGCTTCTGGAAGGTCGCCTTGGTCGCGGCGTTCACGGTCGGGTCGTCGACGACGGCCGCGCCCGCGCTCCAGTTGGGCACGAGGGCGACGCCGGCGACGACCGAGGCGGCGGCCGCCGAGATTATGGCCGTACGGCTCCGCTTACGGCTCAGTTTTCTGGATTTCAATGGTGTTCCCCTCTACGCCGGTACGCCTACCGGGCGAGGGCATCTTCGCACGCCATGTGTGGCTCCTGTGAAGGGGGTTGCACTTGGTCAGTTCACCAGTCCCGAGAGGTCACTTGACCACCGTGGACCAGTCCGGCGACTGGGCCGGGTCCAGGCTGCGCAACTGCTGCAAAGTCTGCGGCGACTGCACGTCCATCCAGTCCGACAGCTCCTTGAAGGACACGCACTTCACGCCCTTCTTGGTGCACATCTTCGGGATGATCGTGTCGATCGCCTTCATGTAGATGCTGCCGTTCCAGTTCTCGAAGTGATTGCCGATGAACAGGGGCGCCCGGCTGCCGTAGTAGACGCGGTTGAAGCCGGCCATGTACGAGTCGACGGTCTTCGTCTCCCAGTCGGCGAACTTCGCGGGGTCGCCCTGGGTCGCGCCGCCCGACTGGTTGTAGAGGAAGTTGAAGTCCATCGACAGGGCCTGGATGTTGTCCCCGTAGGGCAGCAGTTCGAGCGGGAAGTCCCAGAGGCCGTCCTTCTTGGTGGGCCATATCTGGAAGTCGCCCGGGGAGCTGGCGTCGTAGCGCCAGCCGTAACCCTTCAGCGCCTTCAGGAGGTTGGGCTGGCCCTCCAGGCAGGGGGCGCGGCCGCCGACGACCTCCTTCTTGAAGTCGAAGGGCAGGGCCGGGATGTCGGTGTAGCCGGTGTTGGTCTTCCAGTTCTCGACGAAGGAGAAGAACTGGTCGATCTCGCTCTTCCACTGCGCGACGCTCCACTCACCGCCGCCCTTGGCCTCGCAGAAGTGGCCGTTGAAGTGGGTGCCGATGTCGTTGCCCTGCTCGTAGGCCAGGCGGAGTTGCTCCAGCGTGTCCCGGATGTGCTGGTCGGTGGGGAAGTCGATCGCCGCCGAGCCCACCGAGTGCATCGGCGGATGGTAGAGGTCCCTCTTGCTCTTGGGCAGCAGATAGATGCCCGTGAGGAAGAAGGTCATATGGGCGTTGTACTCCTTGGCCATCTCCCGGTAGTGCGAGAAGAGTTTGTCGTCCCCCTGCAGCGCCCCGTCCCAGGAGAAGACCACGAACTGGGGTGGTTTCTCACCGGGCTTGAGCGGTACGGCCTTCAACTGGTCCGTCTGCGGGCCCGTGTACGAGGTCGAGCCGTCCCCCAGCACCTTCGTCTTGCCGTCCCAGGCGGGTTCCTTGGTCGACTTGGGCTCGGCGTTCTTGCCCGCCGACGCGGTCGGCGTCGTGTTGTCCCGGTTCAACGCCAGGTACCCGGTCACCAGGGAGGCGACGACAAGGAACACGGCCAGGGTGAGGAATCCCGGCTTCGGGGTACGACGACGCGGTTCAGGGGCTCTGCGGCGGCGGCCGGACGGCGCCTTCGTCGGGGGCTTCATGGGCGGCTCATTCTGCGAGGAGGTGGCGGTTGCGCTGCGGTGGTCAGCCGAGCTCAGCCGAGCGGGGTCATGGCTCTCGACCAGATGCCGTAGGGGACGTCGGTGACTGGGGTGCCGGAAACTCCCTTCAGCGGCAGTGGTTCCAGGCTCTTGGTCAGATCGATGCGGTAGACGACGACCGCGGTCGACACGGACTTGGCCGTGCCGACGTACCAGGCGGCGGTGTCGTCCTGGGTGGTGCCGGTCTTGCCCGCCACCTCGGTCCCCGCGGTCTTGGCGGCGGTGGGATGCGCGAGGCCGAAGGAGTCCGTGAGCGCCTCCGTCACCTCACGCGCGGTCTCCTTGCTGATCGCCCGGTTCGGCTCCGGCCGCGCCAGGGCGACCGTGGCTCCGTTGCGGGTGATACGGCGGACCGAGTACGGCTCGGTGTGGACGCCCCCGGCGTCGAACGTGCCGTACGCGCTCGCCATGCGCAAGGCACTGGGCGTGGCATTGCCCAGCGACAGCGCGGGCACCTGTGCCCCGAAACTGGACGACAGCAGCCCGGCCGCCTCCGCGGTCTTCCGTACGGTCGTCAGGCCGGTGTCCATGCCGAGCTGCATGAACGGGGTGTTCACGGACTGGGCGAGGGCCTGGCGCAGGCTGATCTGCCCGTAGGACTTGTCGCCTTCGTTGTGCGCGGACACCTTCTTGCCGCTGCGGTCCCAGTACGGCCCCTCCGGTGTGGTGACCGGCACGGCGTCGTTCCCGTCGTACAGCGTGTCCGGGGTGACCGAAGTCGGCGGGCTGCCACGGGTCTTGGTGACCCCGTGCTCCAGCGCGGCGGCATAGACGAACGGCTCGAAGGCCGAACCGGCGGGGACGGTGGTGGAGTTGGAGTCGTTGTAGCCC from Streptomyces sp. NBC_01478 includes the following:
- a CDS encoding amidase domain-containing protein, which produces MKSRKLSRKRSRTAIISAAAASVVAGVALVPNWSAGAAVVDDPTVNAATKATFQKLADAVFTDRTQALVHGATTKQSTTRFSGDVRLSSTQSRDEKAALTQLRGRQSSIAKLGETYSTGSTKVTLDATRVTGRTAKADVTETTTLTYAKATGNEPKTTGFQAHHELTFKADQQGTWQLSGIQDTDTGGLAVNTVAKPAVKASPAPADDGNTTPDAPRAATTRNPVAVPKTSTTYDYKAMATYAEKYWNVYNTAYPDFNGHADGGDCTNFVSQSLKAGGWKHVPGYVYDYTKWFGTADIQSDSFVGVNEWSWFAQNSKRTTPLANVYQLEVGDVLQMDFDRDGAKDHTMIVTAKSNGIPYVTYHSNNTLRRSVASLVASYPNAYYYAYRT